One genomic window of Corynebacterium pseudotuberculosis includes the following:
- a CDS encoding DivIVA domain-containing protein, producing the protein MVSWIVLIVLLVIFVAVLSWLLGALFGRGEASEPLCTSSDLTMQNVEAVRRGDLESVRFETVLRGYRQDQVDAVIEELEQQVRELRCQTLHKGNE; encoded by the coding sequence ATGGTGTCGTGGATTGTGCTCATCGTTTTATTAGTGATCTTCGTCGCTGTGCTCTCGTGGCTTCTAGGGGCGTTGTTCGGACGCGGGGAAGCCTCGGAGCCGCTGTGTACGTCGTCGGACTTGACGATGCAGAACGTAGAGGCTGTTCGCCGGGGAGATCTGGAATCAGTGCGATTTGAAACAGTGCTGCGAGGATATCGTCAGGACCAGGTGGATGCGGTGATTGAAGAGCTTGAGCAGCAGGTGAGGGAGCTACGGTGTCAAACGCTTCACAAAGGAAACGAGTAG
- the budA gene encoding acetolactate decarboxylase encodes MSDHKALLTERHTIFQSSLMTALLDGIYDGEISISELLGHGNFGIGTFDALDGEMVILDGVCYQLRGDGSARVADLYQRSPFAIATNFVPRISAEAPHGMRREELSRFISSLLPSENYMYAVRITGTFSHVSVRTVTKQERPYRPMTEATGDDSELVFHDTTGTIAGFRTPVYEKGIGVPGCHVHYVDDARTAGGHVLDFTMTHGTVEVCPGTDLQLRLPLTQDFSTASLSPDDLDQQIHATEVKS; translated from the coding sequence ATGAGTGACCATAAAGCTCTGTTAACTGAGCGCCATACTATTTTTCAAAGTTCGCTAATGACCGCCCTTCTCGATGGCATCTACGACGGAGAAATCTCCATCAGTGAGCTCCTCGGCCATGGAAACTTTGGCATCGGCACCTTCGACGCTCTCGACGGGGAAATGGTCATTCTAGATGGGGTCTGCTATCAGCTACGCGGAGATGGCTCAGCGCGCGTAGCTGACTTGTACCAACGCAGTCCTTTCGCCATAGCAACCAACTTTGTACCGCGGATCAGTGCGGAAGCGCCACACGGGATGAGGAGGGAAGAGCTCAGTCGGTTTATCTCTTCCCTCCTTCCTAGTGAGAACTACATGTACGCTGTTCGAATCACGGGAACTTTCAGCCATGTATCAGTAAGAACCGTCACCAAACAGGAACGGCCTTATCGTCCTATGACAGAAGCAACCGGCGATGACTCCGAGCTCGTCTTCCACGACACAACCGGAACTATCGCTGGTTTTAGGACTCCTGTTTATGAAAAAGGCATCGGCGTCCCCGGGTGCCATGTCCATTATGTAGATGACGCCCGCACTGCTGGCGGACACGTCCTAGATTTCACTATGACCCACGGAACCGTAGAGGTATGCCCCGGCACTGATCTACAGCTCAGGCTTCCTCTCACTCAAGACTTCAGCACGGCCTCCCTGTCACCAGATGACCTAGACCAACAGATTCACGCCACGGAAGTAAAGAGCTAG
- a CDS encoding methyltransferase domain-containing protein — protein sequence MLSHVIDVLADPTDGTPLSLVDESTRLVSESGHSFDVARQGYVTLAGGAGLRYSGDDTSMIRARETFLSSGHFAPFVEAVSSAVHTVLDEAGVADDAHPTICEIGAGTGYYLAHTLDDVDNSVGLGIDVSVPAAKLLAKCHPRVGAVVADAWSRLPIQDASIDAITVVFAPRNASEFARVLKPGGQVIVLTADTGHLGELREPLGIIDVEQGKVQRMIDQAAGHLTPVGEPEPVQFTMRLDQDSIATQIGMSPSARHIHPDVLAERIATLPPVMEVTARAMITRFRKV from the coding sequence GTGCTTTCACATGTCATTGATGTTCTTGCCGATCCTACTGATGGAACACCACTGAGCTTGGTCGACGAGTCCACGCGGCTAGTGTCCGAATCTGGGCACAGCTTTGATGTTGCACGTCAGGGCTATGTGACTCTCGCTGGAGGCGCCGGTCTGCGCTATTCTGGCGACGATACGTCGATGATCCGCGCCCGTGAAACCTTCCTATCCAGCGGTCACTTTGCACCATTCGTAGAAGCCGTAAGCTCTGCGGTGCATACTGTCCTCGACGAGGCCGGTGTTGCAGACGACGCCCACCCTACTATCTGCGAGATTGGGGCCGGAACGGGCTACTATCTAGCGCACACGCTTGACGACGTTGATAATTCCGTCGGGCTCGGCATCGATGTATCCGTTCCTGCCGCGAAACTTCTGGCAAAATGTCATCCACGCGTAGGCGCCGTAGTCGCCGACGCCTGGTCCCGTCTTCCTATTCAAGACGCCTCCATCGACGCTATTACCGTAGTCTTTGCGCCAAGAAACGCCTCCGAGTTTGCTCGTGTGCTCAAGCCTGGTGGCCAAGTTATCGTGCTCACCGCCGATACCGGACACCTGGGCGAGCTGCGCGAGCCACTCGGCATTATCGATGTGGAACAAGGAAAAGTGCAAAGAATGATCGATCAGGCGGCCGGGCACCTTACACCGGTAGGAGAGCCAGAGCCAGTTCAATTTACTATGCGCTTAGACCAAGACTCCATTGCTACCCAGATCGGGATGAGTCCTTCGGCTCGTCACATCCATCCAGATGTTTTAGCTGAGAGAATCGCAACGCTACCGCCAGTGATGGAAGTAACTGCGCGAGCTATGATTACTCGTTTTAGAAAGGTCTAA
- a CDS encoding glucosyl-3-phosphoglycerate synthase — MKISVVIPALNEEATVGEVVRVAANADPWEILVIDSDSTDATAAEARRAGARVINWKEPVALPPRLGKGEALWRGTAAATGDVIVFLDADLIEIAPTIVTDLATPLYDPNIHLVKASYQRAFASSPSGGGRVTELAAKPLLRTLFPELAKVTQPLGGEYAIRSDTARSLPFVDGYGVEVGLLIDVARLQGPAAITEVNVGRRAHRNRPLEELAPMADIVTRTILSRAGVLNQRVGERPTLKSLS, encoded by the coding sequence GTGAAAATCTCGGTGGTGATCCCCGCGCTCAACGAGGAAGCGACGGTAGGAGAAGTTGTGCGCGTAGCAGCGAACGCAGACCCCTGGGAGATCCTCGTCATTGATTCCGATTCCACAGATGCGACCGCGGCTGAGGCGCGCCGGGCGGGTGCTCGCGTCATTAACTGGAAAGAACCTGTGGCGCTGCCACCGCGACTAGGAAAAGGGGAAGCACTCTGGCGAGGAACAGCCGCGGCTACCGGTGACGTCATTGTATTCCTAGACGCCGATTTGATAGAGATCGCTCCGACGATTGTGACCGACCTAGCGACGCCTTTATATGACCCGAATATCCACTTGGTCAAAGCCTCCTACCAGCGGGCTTTTGCTTCCTCTCCTAGCGGTGGCGGGCGCGTTACTGAACTGGCGGCAAAGCCGCTGCTCCGCACATTGTTTCCGGAGCTGGCAAAGGTTACTCAGCCGCTAGGAGGGGAATACGCGATTCGCTCCGACACAGCTCGTAGCCTGCCCTTTGTTGATGGCTACGGGGTGGAAGTCGGGTTGCTTATCGACGTCGCCCGTCTCCAGGGTCCGGCGGCGATAACAGAGGTGAACGTCGGCAGGCGAGCCCATCGTAATCGACCTCTGGAAGAGCTTGCCCCGATGGCCGACATCGTGACAAGGACTATCTTGAGTCGTGCCGGTGTGCTGAATCAGCGAGTAGGAGAGAGGCCTACGCTAAAGTCCCTATCCTAG
- a CDS encoding TIGR00730 family Rossman fold protein — translation MSAEKLPSAEKRRLLRGPVLIRESKDAQPGTYDQRLLEFPADNGWLHDDPWRVLRIQSEFVTGFDALSQLPPAVTVFGSARIGTDHPYYEMGVRLGKELVDANYAVITGGGPGLMEAANKGACESAGLSVGLGIELPHEQGINKYVDLGLHFRYFFARKTMFLKYSQAFVCLPGGLGTLDELFEVLCMVQTGKVTNFPIVLLGEKFWGGMVEWLKERLVTEGMIAETDLDLFLVTDSVEEAVAHIVDTHTTLFEPTKGKTPDA, via the coding sequence ATGAGCGCAGAAAAACTACCCTCGGCAGAAAAAAGACGCTTATTGCGCGGCCCGGTTTTGATCCGTGAATCCAAAGATGCGCAACCCGGGACCTACGATCAACGGCTTTTGGAGTTTCCTGCTGATAACGGTTGGCTTCATGACGACCCCTGGCGCGTCCTACGCATCCAAAGTGAGTTTGTTACTGGATTTGATGCGCTTTCCCAATTGCCTCCTGCCGTGACGGTGTTCGGCTCTGCTCGAATCGGCACCGATCATCCCTACTACGAAATGGGCGTGCGCTTAGGAAAAGAACTTGTCGACGCGAATTACGCCGTAATCACCGGCGGTGGCCCCGGCCTTATGGAAGCCGCGAATAAAGGAGCATGTGAATCGGCGGGTCTCTCTGTGGGGCTGGGCATTGAACTTCCGCATGAGCAAGGAATTAACAAATACGTCGACTTGGGTCTTCACTTTAGGTACTTCTTCGCACGCAAAACGATGTTCCTTAAATACTCGCAAGCTTTTGTCTGTCTTCCCGGTGGCCTAGGGACACTCGACGAGCTGTTTGAGGTTCTATGCATGGTCCAAACCGGAAAAGTGACTAATTTTCCCATCGTGTTACTAGGAGAGAAGTTCTGGGGAGGCATGGTGGAGTGGCTAAAAGAACGCCTCGTGACAGAAGGCATGATCGCAGAGACAGACTTAGACCTCTTCCTAGTCACGGACTCGGTGGAAGAAGCCGTCGCTCACATCGTTGATACGCATACAACGCTATTTGAGCCTACAAAGGGCAAAACTCCCGATGCCTAG
- a CDS encoding glycoside hydrolase family 32 protein, giving the protein MAHRPELHVTPETGVLDAPAGALFDGQTWHVFHQFRPKLESGARWAHTVADETPFDWDICDDVLAPDNDEVRVRAGSVTSTDNTARLYFTSVSPSGDAIHLAEIAEIDSTVADISDDPSMIDPHVRRVGGVVNNQEGLSNFRSPCVVPNWATEDDREEGHKGWIMLAVTGNVESPTLAILDSRDGVDWSLRGPLKIVGDSGVEGERLVAPRIIRLRDEIDNNIYDVLIVTVETGGIDRSGYLVGTLSGRIFTVDSPFERLDYGHDFTRPRNTNYTAEALSDLDEHRYDTAYLFGLMNGIGRLDDPSKHLSFIEEKWANCLSFPRKMTLQGGKIYHTPVTGLPSAVKSSDYASMWTSIMDVPEGEEITITLHDSTGQVAASITHRGDLLELDRSMNPQHLGDDIAIAPLTEGDTDSMTIIVDGSTVEVFADGGQVAMASRVYFNGHCEEFAVVASKGSSISHTDEIRPMKSVLFTDEDEKGPVR; this is encoded by the coding sequence ATGGCACATCGCCCCGAACTACACGTCACTCCGGAAACCGGCGTCCTCGATGCCCCAGCAGGGGCGCTTTTCGACGGACAAACGTGGCATGTCTTCCACCAGTTCCGCCCCAAATTAGAGTCCGGTGCTCGTTGGGCCCACACTGTTGCAGACGAAACTCCTTTTGACTGGGATATTTGCGACGACGTCCTAGCTCCCGATAATGATGAAGTCCGAGTGCGAGCCGGATCGGTGACGTCTACGGATAACACTGCCCGTCTCTATTTCACATCCGTCTCTCCTAGCGGCGACGCCATCCACTTGGCCGAGATCGCTGAAATCGATAGCACAGTCGCTGACATTAGCGATGATCCTTCTATGATCGATCCTCATGTGCGCCGCGTAGGAGGGGTAGTAAATAACCAAGAGGGACTCAGCAATTTCCGCTCCCCATGCGTAGTTCCTAACTGGGCCACCGAGGATGATCGCGAGGAGGGGCATAAAGGTTGGATTATGCTTGCTGTGACAGGCAACGTAGAGTCCCCGACTCTTGCCATTCTTGATTCTCGCGACGGAGTCGACTGGTCCTTGCGAGGACCACTAAAAATCGTCGGAGACTCTGGTGTTGAGGGAGAAAGACTTGTAGCACCACGTATTATCCGGCTTCGCGACGAAATCGATAACAACATTTACGACGTTCTCATCGTTACCGTAGAAACCGGCGGCATCGACCGCTCAGGGTATCTCGTCGGAACGCTCAGCGGTCGTATATTCACCGTGGATTCCCCCTTTGAACGCCTCGACTACGGACACGACTTCACCCGTCCGCGCAACACCAACTACACCGCCGAGGCGCTCAGTGACCTTGATGAGCACCGCTACGACACTGCCTATTTATTTGGATTGATGAATGGAATTGGGCGTCTCGACGACCCCAGTAAGCATTTAAGTTTCATCGAAGAGAAATGGGCTAACTGTTTGTCTTTTCCTAGGAAGATGACGCTGCAAGGCGGAAAAATCTATCACACACCGGTAACCGGCCTTCCTAGCGCCGTGAAAAGCTCCGATTACGCCTCTATGTGGACTTCCATCATGGATGTGCCTGAAGGTGAAGAAATTACCATCACCTTGCACGATTCAACGGGACAAGTGGCAGCCTCAATCACTCACCGTGGCGATTTACTTGAATTAGATAGATCTATGAACCCCCAACATCTCGGCGACGATATCGCTATTGCCCCGCTGACTGAGGGGGACACAGACTCCATGACAATCATCGTGGATGGATCTACCGTAGAAGTATTTGCGGATGGCGGGCAGGTGGCAATGGCCAGTCGCGTGTACTTCAACGGCCATTGCGAGGAGTTTGCGGTTGTTGCTAGCAAAGGATCAAGCATCTCTCACACCGATGAAATCCGTCCGATGAAGAGCGTCCTTTTTACAGATGAAGACGAGAAAGGCCCTGTGCGCTAG
- a CDS encoding DUF3117 domain-containing protein → MAAMKPRTGNGPMEAVFESRKIVMRIPTDGGGRLVIELNKEEAAELGALLTAVSQ, encoded by the coding sequence ATGGCAGCCATGAAACCTCGTACAGGTAATGGGCCGATGGAAGCTGTTTTCGAGAGCCGCAAGATTGTAATGCGGATTCCTACTGATGGGGGTGGCCGTTTGGTCATCGAGCTTAACAAGGAAGAAGCCGCCGAGCTTGGTGCTTTGCTGACTGCAGTATCCCAATAA
- the glgA gene encoding glycogen synthase, protein MRVAMLSKEYPPEIYGGAGVHVAELTRFMRQIVPVQVHCMGAPRTEHDVYVHGVDEALADSNPAIATLSTGLRMANAIRDVDVVHSHTWYSGLGGHLAGLLNGIPHVVTAHSLEPDRPWKREQLGGGYDISSWSERNAMENADAVIAVSAKMKEAVLTAYPRIDADKVKVVLNGIDTDLWRPRPTFGQAENSVLMDLGVDPQRPIVAFVGRITRQKGVEHLIKAARHFSPEIQLVLCAGAPDTPEIAARIRGLVEKLQSERDGVIWVQDMLPKEKIQEILSAADAFVCPSIYEPLGIVNLEAMACGTAVIASDVGGIPEVVVDGRTGNLVHYDEADPEGFEHDLAHAVNALIDHPSRVKEFGNAGRDRAVNDFSWASIAQQTIDVYRSLS, encoded by the coding sequence ATGAGAGTTGCGATGTTGTCTAAGGAATACCCACCAGAGATCTACGGCGGCGCCGGCGTTCACGTCGCTGAGCTGACCCGCTTTATGCGGCAAATCGTTCCCGTCCAGGTGCATTGCATGGGGGCACCCCGAACAGAACACGATGTATACGTCCATGGCGTCGACGAGGCCTTAGCTGATTCCAACCCGGCTATTGCTACACTCTCCACGGGACTTCGTATGGCCAATGCGATACGCGACGTGGACGTTGTTCACTCACACACATGGTACTCGGGACTAGGAGGGCATCTCGCTGGTCTACTGAACGGTATCCCCCATGTAGTTACCGCACACTCCCTCGAGCCAGACCGCCCATGGAAACGCGAACAGCTAGGAGGAGGCTATGACATTTCCTCTTGGTCAGAGCGCAACGCTATGGAAAATGCTGATGCGGTCATCGCTGTTTCCGCGAAAATGAAAGAAGCTGTACTCACCGCCTACCCGCGTATCGACGCAGACAAGGTCAAAGTTGTGCTTAACGGCATAGACACCGATCTGTGGCGACCCCGCCCCACATTCGGTCAGGCAGAAAACTCTGTTCTCATGGACCTTGGAGTAGACCCGCAGCGCCCGATCGTGGCTTTTGTAGGAAGGATCACACGGCAGAAAGGTGTCGAACATCTCATAAAAGCCGCGCGTCATTTTTCTCCAGAGATTCAACTAGTTCTCTGCGCGGGCGCTCCCGATACACCAGAAATTGCAGCAAGAATCCGTGGGCTCGTAGAGAAGCTACAAAGCGAACGCGACGGCGTCATATGGGTTCAAGACATGCTGCCAAAAGAAAAAATCCAAGAAATTCTTAGCGCCGCAGATGCCTTCGTGTGTCCTTCCATTTATGAGCCGCTGGGGATCGTCAATCTAGAAGCAATGGCCTGCGGCACAGCCGTTATTGCTTCAGATGTTGGAGGAATCCCTGAGGTTGTTGTAGACGGACGCACCGGAAATCTAGTTCACTATGATGAGGCTGATCCGGAGGGCTTCGAGCACGATTTAGCGCACGCAGTTAACGCCCTCATCGATCACCCCAGCCGGGTCAAAGAATTTGGCAACGCAGGGCGAGATCGTGCGGTCAATGATTTCTCATGGGCATCGATTGCGCAACAGACAATTGATGTTTATCGCTCCCTCTCCTAG
- a CDS encoding DapH/DapD/GlmU-related protein, giving the protein MIHHGADATGIANIAMDGTVLDTWYPAPRLTSSPMHPTGTTRLGAHHISPKLLNLVRIDEDRRVEQIAVHTTIADLSSPPIDAHDVYLRLHLLSHRIVRPHDINMDNATDLLAIVAWTNKGPCLPDDFENVRTSLRSRGLIHVYGIDKLPRMVDYVVPSGVEITEAERVRLGAHLAPGTKVLREGYVSYNAGTLGPGRVEGRLYAGTVVGDELDLGISGSLVPDKNTKRLRVGNNCRLGLGAAVIGIDLGDNITVCNNIVLDPATQIYDASSEQRCTAESLRGKSNFCVQMEFGHPEPVVHFLS; this is encoded by the coding sequence ATGATTCACCACGGCGCCGATGCCACGGGGATAGCAAATATCGCGATGGATGGAACAGTCCTCGACACTTGGTACCCCGCCCCCAGACTCACCAGCTCCCCCATGCACCCCACAGGCACTACCCGCCTAGGAGCACACCATATATCACCGAAACTCCTCAACCTCGTGCGTATCGACGAAGACCGTCGCGTCGAGCAAATTGCCGTACACACCACCATCGCGGATCTCTCTTCCCCTCCTATCGATGCTCACGACGTCTACCTCCGGCTGCATCTGCTCTCCCACCGCATTGTTCGGCCGCATGACATCAACATGGACAACGCCACCGATCTCCTAGCAATCGTCGCATGGACAAATAAAGGACCATGCTTACCCGATGACTTTGAGAATGTCCGCACCTCCCTGCGTTCTCGCGGGCTCATCCATGTCTATGGGATAGATAAGCTTCCTCGTATGGTGGACTACGTTGTTCCTAGCGGCGTAGAAATTACCGAAGCCGAGCGCGTGCGACTAGGAGCGCATCTTGCACCGGGGACTAAAGTCTTACGCGAAGGCTACGTTTCTTATAACGCCGGAACCCTTGGGCCAGGACGCGTCGAAGGCCGTCTCTATGCTGGGACCGTCGTAGGCGACGAACTCGATCTAGGAATCTCTGGTTCCCTGGTTCCAGACAAAAACACCAAACGCCTCCGGGTAGGAAATAACTGCAGGCTCGGGCTTGGCGCCGCGGTTATTGGAATCGATCTCGGAGACAACATAACTGTCTGCAACAACATCGTGCTCGACCCCGCGACGCAGATCTACGACGCTTCATCAGAACAGCGCTGCACAGCCGAATCATTACGCGGAAAATCTAATTTTTGCGTCCAAATGGAGTTCGGGCATCCGGAGCCTGTAGTTCACTTCCTCTCCTAG
- the glgC gene encoding glucose-1-phosphate adenylyltransferase, with protein sequence MRSQQNVLAIVLAGGEGKRLYPLTEDRAKPAVPFGGTYRLIDFVLSNLVNAGYLKICVLTQYKSHSLDRHISQSWQFSGPASQYIASVPAQQRLGKRWYQGSADAILQSLNLVYDEMPDYVIVFGADHVYRMDPEQMVSDHIASGKSVTVAGIRIPRSEASAFGCIQADENNNITEFLEKPQDPPGTPDDPEMTYASMGNYVFSTKALIDALKVDESNADSDHDMGGDIIPYFVSLGEANVYDFNKNVVPGSTGRDRGYWRDVGTIDAFYEAHMDLISVHPIFNLYNQQWPIRSTDLSDLPPAKFVQGGIAQSSMVAQGSIISAATVRNSVLSTDVVVEEGATVEGSVLMPGVRIGKGAVVRHCILDKNVVVCDGTLIGVDRDRDSQRFQISPGGVVVVGKNQVV encoded by the coding sequence GTGAGGAGCCAACAAAACGTCTTAGCAATCGTGCTCGCTGGGGGAGAAGGCAAGCGCCTTTATCCTCTTACTGAGGACCGGGCAAAGCCTGCAGTCCCCTTCGGCGGCACCTACCGACTGATCGACTTTGTCCTGTCCAATTTGGTTAATGCGGGGTATTTGAAGATTTGTGTGCTCACGCAATACAAATCGCATTCGCTTGACCGCCACATCTCGCAATCATGGCAGTTTAGTGGTCCAGCCAGCCAGTATATTGCGTCCGTTCCCGCGCAACAGCGCCTAGGAAAGCGCTGGTACCAGGGATCTGCGGATGCTATTTTGCAGTCTTTGAACCTGGTATATGACGAGATGCCTGACTACGTGATTGTGTTCGGAGCGGATCACGTCTACCGGATGGACCCTGAACAGATGGTGTCCGATCACATTGCGTCAGGTAAGTCTGTGACGGTGGCTGGCATCAGAATCCCACGCAGCGAGGCGAGTGCTTTTGGTTGCATACAGGCAGACGAGAACAACAACATCACTGAGTTCTTGGAAAAGCCTCAGGACCCACCGGGGACTCCCGATGACCCAGAGATGACGTATGCCTCTATGGGCAACTATGTCTTTAGCACCAAAGCGCTTATCGACGCTCTCAAAGTAGACGAGTCCAACGCCGATTCAGATCATGACATGGGCGGGGACATAATCCCGTACTTTGTCTCTTTGGGTGAAGCCAACGTGTATGACTTCAATAAAAACGTAGTCCCAGGATCAACGGGACGAGATCGCGGCTATTGGCGCGACGTGGGTACTATCGATGCTTTTTATGAGGCCCACATGGACCTTATTTCCGTCCATCCTATTTTTAATCTCTATAACCAGCAGTGGCCTATTCGTTCCACTGACCTTAGCGATCTTCCGCCGGCAAAGTTTGTTCAGGGAGGAATTGCACAGTCGTCGATGGTGGCGCAAGGCTCGATTATTTCTGCCGCAACAGTGAGAAATTCAGTGCTGTCCACAGACGTTGTTGTCGAGGAAGGCGCCACGGTTGAGGGCTCAGTCCTCATGCCGGGCGTAAGAATTGGGAAAGGCGCGGTAGTGCGCCACTGCATCCTAGACAAGAACGTTGTTGTCTGCGATGGGACACTTATTGGGGTGGATCGCGACCGAGACTCGCAACGCTTCCAAATTAGTCCCGGTGGCGTGGTTGTCGTAGGCAAAAACCAAGTGGTCTAA
- the dapE gene encoding succinyl-diaminopimelate desuccinylase: MLDLTADPIELTRVLVDIESPSHHEEHIADLIEQALKSIPNVEVLRHGNTVVARTHRGLGSRVILAGHIDTVPTADNVPSTLIDDVLFGCGTVDMKSGMAVYLHAFATLANSQELAQDLTIVCYEGEEVSSEYNGLGHLQQAHPEWLQGDIALLGEPSGAVIEAGCQGSIRLRITAHGVRAHSARSWLGTNAMHLLAPVISRIANYEAQEKLVDACLYHEGLNIVHCESGVATNTIPDEAWMFVNFRFAPDRSLDDAMAHLLETLSLPSGVSYEVDDAVPGARSGLDRPAAVSLLRATGGKFRAKYGWTDVSRFSEMGIPAVNFGPGDPSYCHKKDEQCPVHMITDVSNTLLDYLRT, encoded by the coding sequence ATGTTGGACTTGACTGCTGACCCTATTGAATTAACCCGTGTACTGGTGGACATTGAAAGCCCCTCTCACCACGAGGAGCATATTGCGGATCTGATCGAACAGGCCTTGAAGTCCATTCCTAACGTAGAAGTACTGCGTCATGGGAATACCGTGGTTGCGCGCACCCATCGGGGACTAGGAAGCAGAGTTATCCTAGCCGGACACATCGACACCGTACCCACAGCAGATAATGTTCCTTCCACTCTCATCGATGACGTACTTTTTGGCTGTGGAACCGTCGACATGAAATCCGGCATGGCTGTATATCTGCATGCTTTTGCCACCCTTGCTAATTCCCAAGAATTAGCACAAGACCTTACGATCGTTTGCTATGAAGGCGAGGAAGTCTCCAGCGAATACAACGGATTAGGTCATCTGCAACAAGCACACCCTGAATGGCTTCAAGGTGATATCGCCTTACTAGGAGAGCCATCAGGAGCAGTCATCGAAGCAGGATGCCAAGGATCTATTCGTCTCCGGATCACGGCGCACGGTGTGCGAGCGCATTCTGCGCGTTCGTGGCTAGGAACGAACGCCATGCATCTCCTAGCGCCTGTTATCTCCCGTATCGCGAATTATGAGGCTCAGGAAAAACTTGTCGACGCCTGCCTCTACCACGAGGGACTCAATATCGTGCACTGTGAATCTGGTGTAGCCACTAACACGATTCCCGATGAAGCCTGGATGTTTGTAAACTTCCGTTTTGCCCCGGACCGCAGCCTGGACGATGCGATGGCGCATTTGCTGGAGACCCTCTCCCTTCCTAGCGGGGTGAGCTATGAGGTGGATGACGCGGTGCCGGGAGCGCGGTCGGGACTGGACCGTCCGGCTGCTGTCTCTCTCCTACGCGCAACGGGCGGAAAATTTCGTGCTAAATATGGTTGGACTGATGTGTCTCGTTTTTCTGAAATGGGAATTCCTGCAGTGAATTTTGGCCCGGGTGACCCCTCGTACTGCCATAAGAAAGACGAGCAGTGCCCGGTTCACATGATCACAGACGTCTCCAACACTTTGTTGGACTACCTTCGTACCTAG
- the folP gene encoding dihydropteroate synthase, giving the protein MPRSAFLGTEGLATVMAIVNRTPDSFYDHGATHAFDAAIKRAGAVIAAGAGIVDIGGVKAGPGEFVSISEEIDRVVPVIAAVHEAFPETIISVDTWRAKVAELAVDAGAALINDTWAGYDPELVEVAGDRRVGYICSHTGGVVPRTRPYRVHYDDVVHAVIDETTRQAEHAVSLGVPEDKIFIDPTHDFGKNTFHGLELLRRIDEIVATGWPVLMALSNKDFIGETLARNVDKRVPGTLAATAWSAERGVAAFRSHQVEETIDVIRMTAAIQGTVSPLKTTRGLA; this is encoded by the coding sequence ATGCCTAGGAGCGCCTTCCTAGGCACTGAAGGCTTAGCTACGGTGATGGCGATCGTAAATAGGACGCCCGATTCCTTTTACGATCATGGTGCAACTCATGCTTTTGATGCCGCAATCAAGCGTGCAGGAGCAGTGATTGCAGCCGGTGCCGGGATCGTGGATATCGGTGGGGTCAAAGCCGGGCCAGGTGAGTTTGTTTCCATTTCTGAAGAAATAGACCGTGTGGTGCCGGTGATCGCTGCGGTGCACGAGGCTTTCCCCGAGACAATCATTTCGGTGGATACCTGGCGCGCAAAAGTCGCCGAGTTAGCCGTCGACGCAGGCGCCGCGCTCATCAACGACACCTGGGCCGGTTACGATCCAGAACTCGTAGAAGTCGCTGGAGATCGTCGAGTTGGATATATCTGCTCACACACCGGCGGCGTGGTCCCTAGGACAAGGCCGTATCGCGTGCATTACGACGACGTGGTGCATGCGGTTATCGATGAAACCACGCGGCAAGCGGAGCACGCAGTGTCCCTAGGAGTACCAGAAGACAAGATATTCATCGACCCCACTCATGACTTTGGCAAAAACACCTTCCACGGGCTTGAGCTTCTACGACGAATCGACGAAATCGTGGCCACCGGATGGCCTGTTCTCATGGCTCTGTCCAATAAGGATTTTATTGGAGAAACGCTTGCTCGGAACGTCGATAAGCGAGTGCCTGGCACTTTGGCGGCAACAGCATGGTCTGCGGAGCGAGGCGTGGCGGCGTTTCGTTCGCATCAAGTGGAAGAAACAATTGACGTGATTCGGATGACTGCGGCGATTCAAGGAACGGTTTCTCCGCTGAAAACAACTAGAGGTTTGGCGTGA